The following proteins are co-located in the Pedobacter sp. FW305-3-2-15-E-R2A2 genome:
- a CDS encoding RagB/SusD family nutrient uptake outer membrane protein: MKRTIFIFSACLIGFASCKKIAEPKVYSFLTDVNAFESKADAIAAVNGVYARLKQPSGVSDSYQYYAGFQMAITDFTTDIGHSFQSGDISLLSEAQWSPTNKYTNFAYQHQYKMISDANIALFYLPKIKTLSTEEQNQYYSEIRFLRALGYMDLTDAFGPVILVTEKDVEKADYVTKLAPSSVEDINKFIIADLEFAAANLPVNYKSKTIYPTNDVGRATKGAALSLLVKLYMREHKWQDALTTIQKIEALNQYGLFPSYKGLFAESNKWCEESIFSALADALNDGTELMNHFGPLNNTEVSDRWQYYAVSWSFWNSYARNDERREMFYYDYIGSDKLHYMQAPAGQTKPPTGFYYLPDVASKKYADPSGSTTYYDGHGIPILRYADIVMCHAEALNELNGPTQASIDLINKVKGRAKATLLGPPSGYTKETLRNAILQERGWEFFFECKRRQDLIRTGMYQQVVNTYLTGIGKPASVNITRDKYFSYPQTQTDLNPNLSNAGRQ; the protein is encoded by the coding sequence ATGAAACGTACAATATTTATATTTTCAGCTTGTTTAATAGGATTTGCCTCCTGTAAAAAGATAGCAGAACCAAAAGTTTATAGCTTTTTAACAGATGTCAATGCCTTTGAGTCAAAGGCAGATGCAATCGCCGCCGTAAATGGTGTTTATGCCCGTCTAAAACAACCAAGTGGGGTGAGTGATTCGTACCAGTATTACGCGGGTTTCCAAATGGCAATTACCGATTTCACAACGGACATCGGCCACTCTTTTCAGTCGGGAGACATCTCTTTGCTTTCTGAGGCACAATGGTCGCCAACCAATAAATACACCAATTTTGCTTATCAGCATCAGTATAAAATGATCTCCGATGCGAACATTGCTTTGTTTTATCTTCCAAAGATCAAAACACTTTCCACCGAAGAGCAAAACCAGTATTATTCTGAAATCCGTTTCTTACGGGCATTGGGATATATGGACTTAACGGACGCTTTCGGACCGGTAATTCTGGTTACGGAGAAAGATGTGGAAAAAGCGGATTATGTCACTAAGCTAGCTCCTTCAAGTGTAGAGGACATCAATAAGTTTATCATTGCTGATCTGGAATTTGCTGCGGCGAATTTACCGGTAAATTATAAGAGCAAAACCATTTATCCGACAAATGATGTAGGCCGTGCAACCAAAGGTGCTGCACTCTCTTTACTGGTAAAATTATATATGCGTGAGCACAAATGGCAGGATGCTTTAACGACGATCCAAAAGATAGAAGCTTTAAATCAATATGGCTTATTTCCTTCTTATAAAGGCTTATTTGCAGAAAGCAATAAATGGTGTGAAGAGTCGATCTTTAGTGCATTGGCAGATGCTTTAAATGATGGTACAGAGTTAATGAACCACTTTGGTCCTCTAAACAATACCGAAGTTTCTGATCGTTGGCAATATTATGCTGTAAGTTGGTCCTTCTGGAATTCTTACGCGCGGAACGATGAACGTCGCGAGATGTTTTACTATGATTATATTGGTTCTGATAAATTACATTATATGCAGGCACCTGCCGGACAAACAAAACCACCAACAGGTTTTTATTACCTGCCGGATGTAGCCAGTAAGAAATATGCAGATCCTTCCGGTTCTACAACTTATTATGATGGTCACGGGATTCCAATTCTTCGTTACGCAGACATCGTGATGTGTCATGCAGAAGCTTTAAATGAATTGAATGGACCTACACAGGCAAGTATTGACCTGATCAATAAAGTGAAAGGACGCGCTAAAGCAACCTTACTTGGCCCTCCATCTGGATATACCAAAGAAACATTGCGCAATGCTATTTTGCAGGAACGTGGATGGGAGTTTTTCTTTGAATGTAAACGCAGACAGGATTTAATCCGTACTGGTATGTATCAGCAAGTAGTGAATACTTACCTGACAGGTATTGGTAAACCTGCTAGCGTGAACATTACCAGAGATAAATATTTTTCTTATCCCCAGACTCAGACGGACTTAAATCCAAACTTGAGCAACGCAGGCAGACAGTAA
- a CDS encoding TonB-dependent receptor yields the protein MKTKILLFSLLISFILSIESYAQNGSNITGKVADAKGMPIPGVSIKVKGTQTGTVTDDKGSFSFAALEPSSILQFSFIGYDSQELKLAGKTLLNIVLNETETSLNQVVVVGYGTVKKRDLTGSVSSIGKESLNLGGVTSNVAQAIQGRASGVQVSQVSAAPGGSTIIRIRGGNSIKSTNEPLYVVDGFISDYGKDIAPSDVEDIQILKDASATAIYGARGANGVVMITTKRGKAGQSVVELEGYYGTQRIKTKPKLMNATDFKAIANAKALEQGNPPEYTAADLSSNVNTDWFDLATRNAGVQNYNLNIRGGNEDTKISISGNFFSQLGALKKTDFDRHSGRFNIDHKVSKSVTVGANIYGARAFAQYKTYDGNIVPSNVLYGILFSSPAIPAYNADGTYGRRNGRDNPLAWLLEPTNDRYNNKLNGNVFVDLKITNDLTWHLSGGTEFSATKEGTYLPTTLVSGGKVGGQASINEFNTTRNLMETYLTYKKTFDGIHSITALAGFSYQHDKYEKHFTQVQKFTSDKFLYNKLEAAAERIGATSVKIPDAFYSYFGRINYALKDRYLATFTLRQDVSSKFGPNKRQGYFPSGSIAWRISDEDFMKDNKIFSSLKVRTGYGITGNDRIDSYAYLSTFGTTKVTLDDAGSAAGGVVATRLANPDLQWEGNAQFDAGLDMGFFKDRLNVTLDFYRKTTQDLLLDLPIEQIHGFSSQLVNEGRMQNQGLELSINSRNVSSDNLTWNSTFNIAYNKQKALDLNGRSSIITQTANPDGSVPAADFTKLAVGRELSELFGYEYLGVIKTGEVYAAQPGSKAGDPKYADLDGDGLITAGDRKVLGHAFPRFVLGLNNDFTYKNFDLGVFFQGALGSNLFNMNRLLLETYTGTDALNRWTLQNEDTDIPRNGYFTSKYGNYINSRFVENSSYLKLKSLTFGYSLPTAKIGFLKGVSKVRFYFTGQDLFTITKYTGSDPEVNTNENGTGAGNLRAGLDFNAYPAFRSYTFGLKVTF from the coding sequence ATGAAAACTAAAATTCTACTATTTTCACTCCTTATTTCTTTCATTTTATCGATTGAAAGTTATGCCCAGAATGGGTCTAACATAACAGGTAAAGTAGCCGATGCTAAGGGTATGCCTATTCCTGGTGTCAGCATAAAAGTAAAAGGAACACAAACGGGAACGGTAACTGATGATAAAGGGAGTTTCAGCTTTGCTGCGCTGGAGCCATCCAGTATCTTGCAATTTTCCTTTATAGGATATGATAGTCAGGAACTGAAGCTGGCTGGGAAAACCTTGCTCAACATCGTTTTAAATGAAACAGAAACCAGCCTGAATCAGGTCGTGGTGGTGGGTTACGGTACGGTTAAGAAGAGAGACTTGACCGGTTCTGTCAGCTCCATAGGTAAAGAAAGTCTGAATCTTGGCGGGGTAACTTCCAACGTTGCACAGGCGATTCAGGGCCGTGCTTCGGGGGTTCAGGTGAGTCAGGTGAGTGCTGCGCCGGGCGGATCAACGATTATCCGGATCAGGGGCGGCAACTCTATTAAATCGACCAATGAGCCTTTGTATGTTGTGGATGGTTTCATTTCTGATTACGGAAAAGACATTGCACCAAGTGATGTGGAAGACATTCAGATCCTGAAAGACGCTTCGGCGACCGCGATTTATGGTGCCCGCGGAGCAAACGGAGTGGTGATGATTACAACGAAAAGAGGTAAAGCAGGTCAGTCTGTGGTCGAGTTGGAAGGTTATTACGGAACACAACGCATCAAGACAAAACCAAAACTGATGAATGCAACAGATTTCAAAGCAATCGCCAATGCAAAAGCCCTGGAACAGGGAAACCCGCCAGAATATACCGCGGCAGATCTGAGCAGCAATGTTAATACCGACTGGTTTGATCTAGCGACACGTAATGCTGGTGTACAAAATTATAACCTGAACATCAGAGGCGGTAATGAAGATACTAAAATATCTATTTCAGGAAACTTTTTCTCACAGCTGGGGGCATTGAAAAAGACGGATTTCGACCGTCATTCCGGTCGTTTCAATATAGACCATAAGGTCAGTAAAAGCGTTACTGTTGGTGCCAATATTTATGGCGCACGTGCATTTGCTCAATATAAAACCTATGATGGTAATATTGTACCTTCAAATGTGTTATATGGCATCTTATTCAGCTCTCCTGCTATTCCTGCCTACAATGCAGACGGGACTTACGGACGTAGAAATGGTAGAGACAATCCTCTGGCATGGTTACTGGAGCCGACAAACGACCGTTATAACAATAAGCTCAATGGAAATGTCTTTGTAGACCTCAAAATTACAAACGACCTGACCTGGCATCTGAGCGGTGGAACAGAATTTTCTGCGACGAAGGAAGGAACTTATTTGCCAACAACTCTGGTTTCGGGTGGTAAGGTAGGTGGACAGGCTTCGATTAACGAATTCAATACCACCAGGAATCTGATGGAAACCTATCTGACTTATAAAAAGACTTTCGACGGAATCCATTCAATTACTGCATTGGCCGGTTTCTCTTATCAGCATGATAAATATGAAAAACATTTTACCCAGGTGCAGAAATTTACTTCTGATAAATTTTTGTATAACAAACTGGAGGCAGCTGCGGAAAGAATCGGTGCAACGAGTGTTAAAATACCAGATGCTTTTTATTCTTATTTTGGTCGTATTAACTACGCCCTGAAAGACAGGTATCTGGCTACTTTTACCTTACGTCAGGATGTTTCCTCCAAATTCGGACCGAATAAACGTCAGGGATATTTCCCTTCCGGGTCGATCGCCTGGAGGATCAGCGATGAAGATTTTATGAAAGATAATAAGATCTTTTCCAGCCTGAAAGTGAGGACAGGTTATGGTATCACTGGTAATGACAGGATAGATAGTTATGCTTATTTGTCTACTTTTGGTACGACGAAGGTGACGCTGGATGATGCAGGGAGCGCAGCAGGTGGGGTAGTCGCTACCCGTTTGGCCAATCCGGATTTACAATGGGAAGGCAATGCGCAATTTGATGCAGGACTGGATATGGGCTTTTTCAAAGACCGCCTAAATGTGACCCTTGACTTTTATAGAAAAACAACTCAGGATTTGTTGCTGGATTTGCCGATTGAACAGATTCATGGTTTTAGCAGTCAGTTGGTTAATGAAGGCAGGATGCAAAACCAGGGGCTGGAGCTTTCCATCAACAGCAGAAATGTTTCAAGTGATAACTTAACATGGAATAGCACTTTCAATATTGCTTATAACAAACAAAAAGCTTTGGACTTAAATGGCAGATCAAGTATCATTACCCAAACTGCAAATCCGGATGGTTCCGTCCCGGCAGCGGATTTTACTAAACTTGCAGTTGGCAGAGAGTTGAGTGAGCTCTTTGGCTACGAATATCTTGGTGTCATTAAGACTGGTGAAGTATATGCTGCACAGCCAGGATCAAAAGCAGGGGATCCAAAATATGCGGATCTGGATGGAGATGGATTAATCACCGCCGGAGACCGTAAAGTGTTGGGGCATGCCTTCCCTCGTTTTGTTTTGGGACTGAACAACGATTTTACCTATAAAAACTTTGATCTTGGTGTATTCTTTCAAGGGGCATTGGGTTCCAATCTGTTTAATATGAACAGACTGTTGTTAGAAACTTATACTGGTACGGATGCTTTGAATCGCTGGACTCTACAGAATGAGGATACGGACATTCCAAGAAATGGTTATTTTACCTCTAAATATGGAAACTACATCAACTCCCGCTTCGTAGAGAATTCTTCTTATCTGAAGCTTAAAAGCCTGACTTTTGGTTATAGTTTGCCAACAGCAAAAATCGGCTTCCTGAAAGGAGTCAGTAAAGTGAGATTCTATTTTACCGGACAGGATTTATTTACCATTACTAAATATACAGGTTCAGATCCTGAGGTGAACACAAATGAAAATGGGACGGGTGCGGGTAACTTAAGAGCAGGTTTAGACTTCAACGCTTATCCAGCATTCCGCTCTTACACGTTCGGCTTAAAAGTAACCTTCTAA
- a CDS encoding PNGase F N-terminal domain-containing protein has protein sequence MKILLTGCVLFFMSTSLFAQKNTDVSQAVVTYKFRSNGKELGGELKLFTKGAQARIARQGAQTEQQFLQFKEAATYQVLNSNGLSYSLKKSFSDYVKAELLPGIDTIAGIPCKKAKLFIRSNTIEIWYNTDLKIKGTPTISIAPAMGLVLKVIRNGNSETIATNVEYRTVTPEELKWPSKWENLLDEPAYQRQIIESRYQTLQIFNDEQINFGRKIENPAGEQANLTYHFSGGTVILKKVKLPETSAGQHLFAELVQHSNGDAYDRTGSVFMIPVDKKISFLQALQNGVQVLPVYNAKNGKKYQGVTATDQYLPPLELMRFFTSFGVGKFNEQAKIKGYNWADSVVYKQDITALLPSLQGEVWIGVFIGNYDKGGHKASLYFKYYPGDGDEDKNGKKNWMMPVFNTTNLMEMSGQEYGTMFDKDSLTVSVDVPAGLKNLRLRYLTTGHGGWGNGDEFVPKQNEIFVDGKRVYHFIPWREDCATYRMLNPASGNFGNGLSSSDLSRSNWCPGTITLPVEIPLPDLKPGKHTFKVAIPLGKPEGTSFSAWNVSGVLIGERE, from the coding sequence ATGAAAATCTTACTAACCGGATGTGTGTTATTCTTTATGAGCACATCACTATTTGCACAAAAGAACACTGATGTTTCCCAGGCTGTAGTTACGTACAAGTTTCGTAGCAACGGAAAAGAGCTCGGGGGAGAACTGAAATTATTTACAAAAGGAGCACAGGCACGTATCGCCAGGCAAGGTGCACAAACTGAACAGCAGTTTTTGCAGTTTAAGGAAGCGGCGACCTATCAGGTATTAAACAGTAATGGTCTTTCTTATAGCCTTAAAAAATCATTTTCGGACTATGTGAAGGCAGAATTGCTTCCAGGTATAGATACCATCGCTGGCATTCCCTGTAAAAAGGCAAAACTTTTTATCCGTTCCAACACCATCGAGATATGGTATAACACAGATTTAAAGATCAAAGGAACACCTACCATCTCTATTGCTCCTGCGATGGGACTCGTGTTAAAAGTAATTCGTAATGGCAATTCTGAAACCATAGCTACTAACGTCGAATACCGGACGGTGACTCCAGAAGAGCTTAAATGGCCCTCAAAATGGGAAAACCTATTGGATGAACCTGCTTACCAACGACAAATCATCGAAAGCAGGTATCAAACCTTACAAATCTTCAATGATGAACAGATTAATTTTGGCCGTAAAATAGAAAACCCTGCAGGGGAACAGGCAAACCTTACTTATCACTTTTCAGGTGGTACCGTTATCCTTAAAAAGGTGAAACTTCCGGAGACCTCAGCAGGGCAGCATTTGTTTGCAGAACTGGTGCAACATTCCAACGGTGATGCTTATGATCGTACCGGATCTGTATTCATGATCCCGGTCGACAAAAAGATTTCTTTTTTACAGGCACTGCAAAATGGTGTACAGGTCCTTCCGGTATATAACGCAAAGAATGGAAAGAAATACCAGGGCGTAACTGCTACGGATCAATATCTTCCGCCTTTGGAACTGATGCGCTTTTTCACTTCTTTCGGTGTAGGGAAGTTTAATGAGCAAGCTAAAATAAAGGGGTATAACTGGGCGGATTCTGTGGTTTACAAACAAGACATTACTGCTTTGTTGCCTAGCCTGCAAGGCGAGGTATGGATCGGCGTGTTTATTGGTAATTATGACAAGGGTGGTCATAAAGCCAGTCTGTATTTTAAATACTATCCCGGAGATGGGGATGAGGATAAAAATGGTAAGAAAAACTGGATGATGCCCGTATTTAATACGACCAATCTGATGGAAATGTCAGGACAGGAATACGGAACTATGTTCGACAAAGATTCCCTTACCGTTTCAGTGGATGTACCGGCAGGACTTAAAAATCTGCGTCTAAGGTATCTGACTACCGGACATGGTGGTTGGGGTAATGGCGATGAGTTTGTTCCCAAGCAAAATGAAATCTTTGTAGATGGAAAAAGAGTGTATCATTTTATTCCTTGGAGAGAAGATTGTGCAACTTACCGTATGTTAAATCCTGCTTCCGGCAATTTTGGCAATGGTTTGTCTTCTTCTGATCTGAGCCGCTCTAACTGGTGTCCCGGAACCATCACACTTCCTGTAGAAATTCCTTTGCCGGATCTTAAGCCAGGTAAGCATACTTTTAAAGTGGCCATTCCATTAGGTAAACCGGAGGGAACAAGTTTCAGCGCCTGGAATGTATCCGGTGTGCTGATCGGAGAAAGGGAATAA
- a CDS encoding serine hydrolase, which translates to MKKTFTYLFLSFLSLTVIAQQKNVKPDSRLADLDAVLNKVLKDQKVAGFAVAVIEGDQVIYSKGFGYRDVENKKTVTPNTLFAIGSSSKAFTSALLGLLEKEGKLSLDGKATTYLPQLRFFNENMNNHITVRDMMCHRTGLSRYDYSWYLFNTPNRDSIIQRVKYMEPNAGLREKWQYNNFMFLAQGMIAEKLTGKTWEQNIKEKFFIPLEMTRSNTSIYDMQKDADASLPYTLEKDSIIKKVDYYDISGMGPAGSINSSVNEMANWLKVWTSGGYYHKKEILPSSYIGQAASAQMVMEGALPGEFKDIYSASYGFGWMISSYRGHYLVEHGGNIDGFSANAAFFPADKIGIVVLTNQNGSAVPALVRNSIADRVFKLANIDWNGRQNKKKEEAMKKKKAEKPEVEMVQVLNTRPSHSTKSYVGFYENPIAGTIDVSQSADSLFAVLGKQRIFLKHYHYDVFEARDIDKKGEIDTASSNFRINFSFGTDGKITGVSLPLDGRSVVFTFRPKEVALTKEMLETYKGDYNLGKTVVKVYLKDKTLCVSLPGQPDYETTSIGGDSFNINALTGYSLKFERNGDQIESLTFKQPNGNFKAVRKK; encoded by the coding sequence ATGAAAAAAACATTTACTTACCTTTTTCTTTCTTTTCTCAGCTTAACGGTAATTGCTCAGCAAAAGAATGTTAAGCCGGATAGCCGGTTGGCAGATCTGGATGCCGTGCTAAATAAGGTGTTGAAAGATCAAAAAGTTGCTGGTTTTGCGGTTGCAGTGATAGAAGGAGATCAGGTGATTTATAGTAAAGGATTTGGTTACCGTGATGTAGAAAATAAAAAAACGGTTACACCCAATACACTTTTTGCTATTGGCTCAAGCTCGAAAGCCTTTACTTCAGCACTGCTTGGCCTGCTGGAAAAAGAAGGGAAACTATCATTGGATGGCAAAGCAACAACTTATCTGCCACAGCTGAGGTTTTTCAATGAGAACATGAACAATCATATCACGGTTCGTGATATGATGTGTCACCGTACCGGACTTTCCCGCTATGATTATTCCTGGTACCTCTTTAATACCCCTAACAGAGATAGCATCATCCAGCGGGTGAAGTATATGGAGCCTAATGCAGGATTAAGAGAGAAATGGCAGTACAACAATTTCATGTTCCTTGCGCAGGGAATGATTGCTGAGAAGTTAACAGGAAAAACCTGGGAACAGAATATAAAAGAAAAGTTTTTTATCCCTCTGGAGATGACCCGTTCCAATACCAGCATCTATGACATGCAGAAGGATGCTGATGCTTCTTTACCATATACGCTGGAAAAGGACAGCATCATAAAAAAGGTGGACTATTATGATATTTCCGGTATGGGACCAGCGGGATCAATCAATAGCAGTGTTAACGAAATGGCCAATTGGTTGAAGGTTTGGACGAGTGGAGGCTACTATCATAAAAAAGAAATCCTTCCTTCATCCTATATCGGACAGGCTGCATCTGCACAAATGGTGATGGAGGGGGCATTACCTGGAGAATTCAAAGATATTTATTCGGCCAGTTATGGCTTTGGATGGATGATCAGTTCTTACCGTGGCCATTACCTGGTAGAGCATGGTGGAAATATTGACGGCTTTTCTGCAAATGCAGCCTTTTTTCCAGCAGATAAGATTGGAATAGTTGTTTTAACCAACCAGAATGGCTCTGCTGTTCCTGCTTTGGTGCGAAACAGCATTGCCGATAGGGTTTTTAAGCTGGCTAATATAGATTGGAACGGCCGACAAAATAAAAAGAAAGAAGAGGCCATGAAAAAGAAGAAAGCCGAAAAGCCGGAAGTTGAAATGGTGCAGGTGTTAAATACCAGGCCTTCGCATTCCACCAAAAGCTATGTAGGCTTCTATGAAAATCCAATAGCAGGAACAATTGATGTGTCTCAAAGTGCGGACTCCCTGTTTGCAGTATTGGGAAAACAACGGATCTTCCTGAAACACTATCATTATGATGTTTTTGAGGCCAGAGATATTGACAAAAAAGGAGAAATCGATACGGCAAGCAGCAATTTCAGAATCAATTTTAGCTTCGGAACGGATGGAAAAATAACAGGTGTGAGTCTTCCTTTGGATGGAAGGTCTGTTGTATTTACTTTTCGCCCAAAAGAGGTCGCCTTAACTAAAGAAATGCTAGAAACGTATAAAGGTGATTACAATCTGGGTAAAACTGTGGTTAAAGTGTACCTCAAAGATAAGACCTTGTGTGTTTCTCTTCCCGGACAACCGGATTATGAAACGACCTCTATAGGAGGGGATTCCTTTAACATTAATGCTTTAACAGGATATAGTCTGAAATTTGAGCGAAATGGAGATCAGATAGAATCGCTGACTTTCAAACAGCCAAATGGGAATTTTAAAGCAGTCCGTAAGAAATAA
- a CDS encoding c-type cytochrome produces the protein MIFNFNKAVITASLFITASFGIVFFSCNTDEKQLSDVEPQVIQVDTTKIPDNKFGKAVKYGRSLMLNTAYYIGPKGTKGRFLGNKMNCSNCHQDAGTKLYSFNLMKSHEDYPQYRAREGKILTLAERINNCVMRPHNGKPLPLDGEEMVALLSYFKWINSFVPKGEPFPGQKNKSIELPATAANPEQGQVLYDMHCVRCHGKEGEGLLQKDKSTYQYPPLWGPEGYQPGSSMHRNIKQAQWLKANMPHDKATAEKPFLTDKEALNIAAFVNSDKIHKRPNPKNFDYPHAEEKAIDYAHQPFVDPFSEEQHRLGPYQPIIDYLNSKGYTPTY, from the coding sequence ATGATATTTAATTTTAATAAGGCTGTTATTACGGCCTCTTTATTCATTACAGCATCTTTTGGTATTGTATTTTTTTCCTGTAATACTGATGAAAAGCAATTGTCAGATGTAGAACCACAGGTCATACAGGTAGACACCACTAAAATTCCGGATAATAAATTTGGGAAGGCCGTGAAATATGGCCGCAGTCTCATGCTCAATACGGCCTATTATATCGGCCCAAAGGGAACTAAAGGAAGATTTCTAGGCAACAAAATGAATTGCAGCAATTGTCATCAGGATGCCGGAACAAAATTATACTCTTTTAACCTGATGAAATCACATGAAGATTATCCTCAATATCGCGCAAGAGAAGGAAAGATCCTGACACTTGCGGAGCGGATAAACAACTGTGTGATGCGTCCGCATAATGGAAAACCACTTCCACTCGATGGCGAGGAGATGGTGGCCCTTTTATCTTATTTTAAATGGATCAATTCCTTTGTGCCTAAAGGAGAGCCCTTTCCAGGACAAAAGAATAAAAGCATCGAACTGCCGGCAACAGCTGCGAACCCGGAACAAGGCCAGGTCCTTTACGATATGCATTGTGTAAGGTGCCATGGGAAAGAAGGGGAAGGTCTGCTACAGAAAGACAAAAGTACGTATCAATATCCACCACTGTGGGGACCTGAAGGCTACCAGCCAGGATCGAGTATGCACCGTAATATCAAGCAGGCCCAATGGTTAAAAGCAAATATGCCTCATGATAAAGCAACCGCTGAAAAACCCTTCCTAACCGATAAAGAGGCCTTGAACATCGCTGCTTTTGTGAATTCAGACAAAATCCATAAAAGACCAAACCCTAAAAATTTTGACTACCCTCACGCTGAGGAAAAAGCGATAGATTATGCACACCAACCATTTGTAGATCCCTTTTCTGAAGAACAGCACCGATTGGGCCCATACCAGCCAATCATTGACTATCTGAACAGTAAAGGCTATACACCAACTTATTAA